The Rhinolophus ferrumequinum isolate MPI-CBG mRhiFer1 unplaced genomic scaffold, mRhiFer1_v1.p scaffold_84_arrow_ctg1, whole genome shotgun sequence genome window below encodes:
- the POLR2D gene encoding DNA-directed RNA polymerase II subunit RPB4, with product MAAGGSDALAGDVEEDASQLIFPKEFETAETLLNSEVHMLLEHRKQQNESAEDEQELSEVFMKTLNYTARFSRFKNRETIASVRSLLLQKKLHKFELACLANLCPETAEESKALIPSLEGRFEDEELQQILDDIQTKRSFQY from the exons ATGGCGGCGGGTGGCAGCGATGCGCTGGCTGGCGACGTCGAGGAGGACGCCTCCCAGCTCATCTTTCCAAAAG AGTTTGAAACAGCTGAGACTCTTCTAAATTCAGAAGTTCATATGCTTCTGGAGCATCGAAAGCAACAGAATGAGAGTGCTGAGGATGAACAGGAACTTTCTGAAGTCTTCATGAAAACTTTAAACTACACAGCCCGTTTCAGTCGTTTCAAAAACAGAGAAACCATCGCCAGTGTCCGCAG CTTGTTGCTTCAGAAGAAGCTTCATAAGTTTGAGTTGGCCTGTTTGGCCAACCTTTGTCCAGAGACTGCCGAGGAGTCCAAGGCTCTAATCCCAAG CCTGGAGGGACGGTTTGAGGATGAGGAGCTACAGCAGATTCTTGATGATATCCAGACCAAGCGCAGCTTTCAGTATTAG